The Phaeacidiphilus oryzae TH49 region GCCGGCGGCGGTACCGGCGGCGAGGGCGCCGGGTCGGGCTCCGCCCCCGCCCCGGCCGTCGACCCGGCCCGCGCCGCGCTGGACGCCTCCGGCGCCGAGCAGTCCGCGGCCAGGGCCTGGGAGCAGGCCCGGGCCCACTCCGACCAGGCGGCCGCCCGCGCCCGCGAGGCCGCGGCCGCCGAGAACCGCGCCGAGCTCGCCGCCGCCCGCGCGGACGACGCCCTCCGGGCCGCCCAGCGCGCGATGGCCGCCGACCGCGGCGCCGCGGTCCAACTCGCCGCCGAGCCCCGCCTCGCCGAACTCCTCGGCCTGAGCCCGTACGACGCGGACCGCGCGGCCTACCCGACCGCGGACGCGGACCAGGCGGCCGGCGGCCGGCCCGACCCGTCCGATCCGCCGGGCCCGTCCGGCCTCCCGGCGATGCTCACCCCCGAGGCCCTGGACGGCCAGGCGGACGCCCTCCGCGAGCTGCTGGAGGAGTCCGTCGCCGGCGCCGAGCGCTCGCTCTTCGACCTGCGGACGGCCGCCGCCGACGACGCCCGGATCCTCGGCGCCCTCGGGGACGGCGGGCTGCTGCCGCCCGGCCCCGACGTCCTGGCCACCGTCGAGCACCTCGGCGAGCACGGGGTGCCGGCCCTCCCCGGCTGGCGCTACCTCGCCCAGTCCGTGGACCCGGCCGACCACGACCGCATCCTGGCCGCCCGCCCCGAGCTGGTGGACGGCGTCGTCGTCACCGACCCCCAGTCGCTGGAGCGCGCCCGCGAGGCGCTCTCCGCGGCCGCCCTGCTGCCCCGCTCGACGGTGGCCGTCGGCACGGCCGCGGCGCTGATCGCCCCCATCACCGACGCCGCCGACGGACCCTCGGCCCAGGGCTCCTACTTCGTCGTCCCGCCCAACCCGGCGATGCACGACGAGCACGCCGCCGACGACGAACGCCGCAGGCTCCGCGAACGCGCCGGCGAGCGGGACGAGCGGATCCGCGACCTCGCCGCCCGCCTCGGCCACGACCGCGGTCTCCTCTCCCGCCTGGAGTCCTGGCGGGAGACCTGCCCCGAGGGCTCCCTCGCCGAGCTCGCCGAGGCGGTCGACGCCGCCCGCGAGGCCGCCACCGAGGCCGGCGCCGAGCTGGTCGCCGCCCGCGCCGCCCACGGCGAGGCCGAGGCCGAACGCTCCACCGCGGCAAGCCTCCTGGAGGAGCGGCTGGAGGCGTACCAGACGGCCCGCCGGCGCGCCGACGCGCTGGCCGGCCTGGCCTCCCGGCTGCGCGAGGTGCCCGCCTGGCAGCGCCGGCTGCGCGAACTGGCCGAGGAGGTCGCCGAGGCCGAGCAGCGCCAGGAGCTCTGCGCGGAACGCGCCCGCCTCGGCGACCAGGACCGCCGCGGTGTCCAGCGCGCCGCCGACGACGCCCGCCGCACCGCCCGCACGCTGCGCGCCGAACGCGCCGAGGTGGCCGGCAACGACACCAGCTGGCTGGACGAGACGGACCCGGGCGCCGAGGACGACACCCCGCTGGCCACCCTCCGCGACGCCTACCGGGTCGCCTCCCAGCTCTACGAGAAGGTCGGCGTCGGCGCCGACCTCCGCGCCGAGCAGGCCCGCGCGGAGAGCGACGAGGCCGCGGCCGGCGCCGAGCTGGAACGCCTCACCAACAAGGTCCGCACCCGCGCGGAATCCCTGCTGAGCTCCACCGACGCCGCCGACGGCCCGGGCCGGCTGGCCGCCGTCGCCCGCGCCGAGGAGCTGGTGCAGAACATCGAGGCCCGCTCGGCCGCCGCCAGCGAGCAGCTGGGCCGGCTCCGTGCCGAGGTCGAGCGCAGCGCCCCCGCCGAGGGCGAGCACCACACCGAGCTCCCGGACGACCTGGTCCCGCAGGACCCCGAGCACGCCCAGACCCTGCTGCGGGCCGCCACCGCCCGGCTGGCCGAGGCCGGCGACGCCCTGGACGCCGCCCGGGCCGCCCACGCGGACCTGGTCCGCGGCTACGAGTCCACCCGCGCGGCCGCCGCCGAGTTCGAGGAGCTGGCCGGCCAGCTCCGGGACAACCTCCGCGATCCGCGCGGCGACCACGGGCGTGACGCGGAGGGCGAGGAGGCCGCCGAGTCCGCCCCCGCCGAGCCGGCCCCCTACGAGGGCAGCACGGCGGAGGCCCGCACGGCCGCGGCCGAGTCCCGCCGCGCCCTCCGGGCCGCCGCGGGCGAGCTCTCCGCCGCCGAGATGGCCGTCCGCGACGCCTCCGACGTCCTGGTCCGGCACGCCAACGCGGCCCGCTACGAGGCCGTTCGGACGCCGGCCCGCCAGCAGATCCGGGAGCTCCCGGCGGCGGCGCTGCCCGAGCACGCGTCCCGCTGGGCGGACGCCTTCGAGCCCCGGCTCCGCGTCCTCACCGACGAGTTGACCCAGCTCGAACGGAACCGCGACAGCATCGTCGACCGCCTCCGCGGCCTGGTCGAGTCCTCCCTCGCGACCCTCCGCTCGGCGCAGCGCCTCTCCCGCCTCCCCGACGGCCTGGGGGAGTGGTCCGGGCAGGAGTTCCTCCGGATCCGCTTCACCGACCCCGACCACTCGCTCCTCACCGAGCGCCTGGGCGAGGTGATCGACGAGGCGACGCGGGCGGCCGTCCGCAAGAACTCCGACCTCCGCCGGGACGGGATGACCCTCCTCCTCCGCGGTGTCCACGCGGCCCTGGAGCCCAACGGCATCACCGTCGAGATCCTCAAGCCGGACGCCGTCCTCCGGGCCGAACGGGTCCCGGTGAGCCAGATGGCCGACGTCTTCTCCGGCGGCCAGCTGCTCACCGCCGCCATCGCCCTCTACTGCACGATGGCCGCCCTCCGCTCCAACGACCGGGGCCAGGCCAAGCTCCGCCACGCCGGGACGCTCTTCCTGGACAACCCCATCGGCCGGGCGAACGCCACCTACCTCCTCGAACTCCAGCGGGCGGTGGCCCGCGCCCTCGGGGTCCAGCTCATCTACACCACGGGCCTCTTCGACACCACCGCCCTCGCGGAGTTCCCCCTCGTCATCCGCCTCCGCAACGACGCCGACCTCCGAGCCGGCCTCAAGTACATCTCGGTGGAGGAGCACCTCCGCCCCGGTCTCCCCGACCACGACCCCCAGGGCCCCGCCATCCACGGCGAGGTCACCGCCACACGGCTCTACCGCCGCCCAGCCGAATCCGAGACATAACCCGCGCGCCTTTCCCGCACGCCTTTCCCGCGCGGCTTTCCCGCGTTCCTTTCCCGCCCCTTGCCGCGCGCCTTCGCCGCGCCCCGAAGCCCGTGCCGAAGGCGCGCACAAGGGGCGCGGGGATCTGCACGCCCAGCCGTCAGCGCCGCCCCACCCGGTCGACGGTGTTAACCGAACGCGCCCGCCGCCCCGCCCAGCCCCCGTACGAACCACCCCGGCGCGGCGCGCCGAAACGCCCCGGACGCCAGTCCGCCGACCCCGCTCGGCACCACCCCGCCCAGCGGCGCGCCCGCCACCACCCCCAGCTCGGCGACATTGCAGCGCTCCGCCAACCCCGGCTCCGACGGCCAGCATCCGATCACCACCCCCGCACAGGCCAGCCCCCGCCCGCGCAGCGCCTCCGCCGTCAGCGCGGTGGCATTCAGCGTCCCCAGCCCCGCCTCGGCGACCACCACCACCGGCGCCGCCAGCATCCCCGCCGCGTCGGCCAGCGTCCCCCCGTCCCCGTCGAACCGCACCAGCAGCCCGCCGGCCCCCTCCACCAGCACGAGATCGTGCCCGGCCGCCAACTTCCCGGCGGCCTCGGCCACCTGACGCGGGGTCACATACGGCAGCCCGGCCCGCCGCGCCGCCGTCGCCGGCGCCAGCGGATCCGGGAACCGCCCCAGCTCGACCCCCGTCACCTCCGAACCCGCCAGCCGCCGCACCTCCGCGACGTCCCCCGGCTCGCCCTCCCGCACCCCCGTCTGCGCCGGCTTCAGCACGGCCACCCGCAGCCCCGCCCGCAGGGCGCAGGCCGCCAGTCCCGCGGTGACGACGGTCTTCCCGACTTCCGTCCCCGTCCCGCTCACCACGACGACCCCACGCACCATCGCACCCGCCTCTCCCTCAGCCCTCGCCCCACAGCCCTCAGCCCTTAGCCCTCAGCCCTTGGCCGCCGCCGCGCACATCCCCGCGCAGATCCGCTCCAGCTCCTCCCCGCTCACCACATACGGCGGCATCGCATACACCAGATTCCGGAACGGCCGCAGCCACACCCCCTGCTCCACCGCCGCCCGGGTCGCCGCCGCCATGTCCACCTCGTGGTCCAGCTGCACGACCCCGACCGCCCCTAGCACCCGCACGTCGACCACCCCCGGCAGCCCGCGCGCCTCCGCCAGCCCCTCCCGGAGCCCGCGCTCGAGCCCGTGGACCTCGCCCCGCCAGTCCCGCGAGAGGAGCAGCTCCACCGAGGCCCGCGC contains the following coding sequences:
- the bioD gene encoding dethiobiotin synthase — encoded protein: MVRGVVVVSGTGTEVGKTVVTAGLAACALRAGLRVAVLKPAQTGVREGEPGDVAEVRRLAGSEVTGVELGRFPDPLAPATAARRAGLPYVTPRQVAEAAGKLAAGHDLVLVEGAGGLLVRFDGDGGTLADAAGMLAAPVVVVAEAGLGTLNATALTAEALRGRGLACAGVVIGCWPSEPGLAERCNVAELGVVAGAPLGGVVPSGVGGLASGAFRRAAPGWFVRGLGGAAGAFG